Sequence from the Phragmites australis chromosome 11, lpPhrAust1.1, whole genome shotgun sequence genome:
TATTTGGCCTATCATCGTCTCgggaaaaaaaaagtatttgGCCCATCATAAAGGATTGCTTGCCGATGCATTTGCACTACAACTAACAATGATCGAACTTGCAGTATTGCTTGGTTCACATGGTACAATCAACGATGCTTATACATgaagttcacaaatagttcataacatagtacGTTACTACAATACACTAACCATATAACGAGCGAATTGATCCCTCACGCTAATCGTCCGCCCTATCATAGACCAACTCATCATTCTCATCATCGTCGGGACAAGCACATGCAGATTAGCAACAAGAGTCTTCATTGTCTCTATTTGCACTGCCTTGTCCGATGCCTCTTGACCCTCCATGGCTCTCCTCTTGTGTTGGGGATGGCACAGTAAAAATCACAAGTTGTATTTTTATAGTTCTCTAGATATCTTGATAGCACCATCGGATGATGCTCACTGCATCATGCAATCTTATGATCCATCTCCTCTTTATCAAGGTACgcctcccacgaacatctccgAATACACTATTCtcaaaaacaaattcatatCAAATCCCATTAACTTGGTACAACTAACATAGCATATTGAAAcagaaaatatagataatatgcATAAAATTAACCATGTCATTGCTAACCACATCCTCGTAGTAGTACCCCACACCGAGTTCGGAGGGCACTATCCTGTATCGAGCTTTGACACCGCAAGTGCACTTCCTTGGACGATATAGTTCTATCACCCTATTTCCCTTCACTTGACCTTGGACCTCCTCTATCCATTCACCTTCAGGACCGTATAGTAAATCCCGAAAGTTACAAGTAGCACCATAACATGCATTCAAATTCATGATACAAGTTACATGACACCCAAATTTACCTCAATCAAATTATAAATAAGCAACCATGCTCAGTTTTTACCTTTGTCATTCCTTCACAATGGAAGTAAGGAAAACCCTCAGAAGGTTCACAAAGCACGCTTTGCTTTCCATAGTTGCACAATGAAGGATCCACTACACGTCTTCTGCTCACTTCTGACTTCTTTTTCTCTGTCAGTTTTGGTGGATTCGATGGAGGAGGAACCCAATGAACAAAATTGTCATATGGCTTCAGATACTGAGTAAACTATTTCACCTTTAAAATCCTAGGATCATACATCTCAGGCCCATCAATCCATTGGAAGAAGTAGCACATCTCCCACTCCtgcaaattattaaaacatcatgtcaACAAAAGTCATGCCATATGCGTCTACCCTAACCCATAATAAATATGCACTCACACGATAATTCTTACACATGTAGTAAACGTGGACAGTGGTATATTCATGTAGCGACTGAAGAACCACAACAGGTTTACCACAGTCACAAGTCGAGATGGAGAAAGTGGGAGGAACGGGGCATCTTTGCAACTAACATTGGGATACTCCTTGCCGATatgtacccactttttcttgcgcCACGAATTGGAAGTCATACCATACAATTGCATGAATGCAAATCCATTACGAATTTATTATGCACCAAACACTCTTACAATCAGCACTACCATATATGATTTAATTTCCTACGCTCAAATGATTGAATGCAACAAATTTCACATGATACGTATGCGTAATTATACATCTATAGCACGATATATGACCTACGATCAAACCCAAAATGTACAAATTTcatagatcatcatcaacacaatcCTAAACTCTAACTACCCTTCAACTAACGGTGCAAgccaaaaaaaaccaaaaatacttAGAGggaattgaaagtgcatctagacctctaagtgggttttggtgataatgacaagaAAATTAAAGGACTAATAAGTTTTTATGAAGTATGGACAGGTGTAATTCAATTCAGTGAGAATTAGAGGTATGATGAcccccaaaaaggaaaaaaaaaagcggCATATGGATTgtatagttttaaattcatttatcttttaaaattgtgtttagaatgtcgtactataaaggggaTACGAAATCTACTTCTTTGCGTAGAAACAGTACTCAAAATATATAACAACCCATGAGAGACAATTCGagcactttttttttcatctaggTTAGTCCTTATGTTGTAAAATTGTGCAAATACGGAGTGTCTGTATTTTTGTAGACagtccgcacttttgcggagtTTGGGGGTATGCAGAAAGTCCGCATTTTTGTAGAGTCTCCGCATTTTTGCGAATTGTCCGTATTCTAACAgttataacggctagtttttggaagATAGGTATAAATACCTCATCACTTCTTCTTTTGATGCTGCTACTTCACTCGAAAAGCTGATTaactttagagccaaaagaactctctCTCACCTTGCTTTAGCTTGAGATTTGCAAAGTTTTGAGAGTTGGTTTAGAAGAGAGAGTTAGAGAGAACAACTCTAATCTTTTAACACTAGTTTTCTTTGTCAAGCTGGTGGTTTCGtatttattactcttggtggttcgtcCACTTAAATGGCTAGACGTTGCCTATCAAGCTCCCAATCTTGTGGTGAGTCCGTGATGTTTGTTTTACCTCTACGAATTGAGTAAGTAACCTTAATTTGATCTTTGTGATTGTTTGGGTGAGGAAAGAGTTGGAAGAGACCCGACTTTttatgagctcctcaacggagatataGATACTTCTTTATGGAGTGACCAAACTTCGATGAACAAATTATTGTGTCTAACTTATCATTCTATTTTGATTTGCTTCATAATCTTGTATCTATTGATTCCTAGAGTTTCGATCCGATCTATCTCTTTGTAAGGTTTGAGCTGCAAGTATCTAAAGAAAAAGGTTGAAACACATTCTCTGATGCTTGGTAACTCGTGTACTTAATTCAAGTTGTTGTTACATAGGTgcatattcaaatttctcagAAATATTCGAAGTGTCTGCATATTTTTACGGAACCTCCGCATATTTGTGGGGAGCTCGCAAAAATCTGCGGAGAGTCCGCACATTGGCGAAGACTCCACAGATTTCTGCGAAGTTTTCGCATTTTGCTGATCCGCTGCATTTTAGTTTATAAAATTTTTAGATTccgtctattcacccctctatGTGACATCAGATTCTTTTCAGAATAGGTAAATTACCTTTTTACGACACTTTTCCATGAAATCCCTGTTGAATCACATCCGATTGGAGGAGGAAAGAGCTAGGGGGCCTTAGGGCCACCGTCTGCGCTCGCGCacggctggaggaggaagaagaactgCGAGAGAGAAGGGTCGAGATAGCTCCTTATATACAGCTAAAGTCACGCCAAAAGAATTAACGTGACAGGCGGTCGCACCAACTTCCATGACGCGACTGAGGCATGTCACATCGGCGACGTGTGGACGGTGCCAGGATGCCCACCAGTGTGGCTCCTTGACCACACCAGACTGACGCAATTAAGGCGGGAGTCACGGCAAAAAGTCTGTTGTGATAAAGAGACGTTTCCTAAAATTTTAGATTCTCGCGTTATTAAAATAATAGTTTAAAATaggctttaaaaaaaattcatcgcGGTGCCATCTGTTTAGCATGGATCGGGATCCTCTACATGTAGGATCCGCGTTCGTTTAGCATCTCCCGTCCCGTGACCCGGTGACCGCCCCCAGGGTCGCCGGATTCGCGACCCCAAATCCGCGTTCGCCGCCGCAGCTGCCCCCTAAATCCACCTCGCCGGTAGCAGGCCGGGCCGTCACGCTCCCCCTGCCCCCGCGGCTCCCTACGTTTACCGCGCCACCGAACTCATCGCCTATAATTCTTTTCTCTCGGGGCCGTTTGCCTCAGCCTCCCCTCTTCTGGCGCTGGAGGCGCAGATCCATCCGGACTCGGGGCTGATTTCTTCTTTCGCTGGTAAGGGAGCCCTAGCTTGCTTGGATGGATTTTCATGAGAGTTTGCTCTTTTTTGTTGTGAGCAATCAGATCCAAATCTTTTCGCTTTATCCAGTTTGTTGCTATACGGTGTCGTTTGCTGCGTCTTGGACTACTAATGTGAGCTTGTTTCCCCTAAATTGCTGGGATTTCAACGGAATCCCCGTGCTTGCAAGAAAAAAGTTTTGGTCTGTTAGGTCTGTTTCATCAATCCGTGAGCTGCAGCCGGACAAGCGTCTAAATGTGCCTTCTTTCTGTTTCAGGATTAGAGTATATGCGCAGTTCCACGCGAAAGCTGTGATCATTCTGTTGCTCtgctgacgaggagggtaatgccgGCACGGCTGCTTCTTTGAACAAGCGTTCTTGCCCACGCTGCCCTGACAAGTCAGGGAGTGTGGgaataatccggtgaataaacaTGGACAGAAGAGTCGGCGCAATTCTAGTGTGCCTGCTCTTGGTGCTGGTCCGGGACGTGTCGGCGGTCGCCGAGACCGAGGTTGGCGATCTGCGTTTAGTACAGGAGGCACCCCATAGGAAGATAGAGGGCGCTGGTAGGCAGGATGGAGGCAAGGCTGGGAGGGTGTCGGTGTCTACAGTTGCATGGTCCACGCTCGTCATGGCTGCGGCAACTGGGTTGGGAGCGGTGCCTTTCTTTTTCATGGAGCTGGAAACCCAGTGGGCTGGCCTTTGCAATGGCTTAGCTGCTGGGGTAATGTTGGCGGCAAGCTTCGACCTTGTGCAGGAAGGGCAGGTTCATGGCAGTGGGAGCTGGGTTGTTTTTGGAATTTTGAGCGGAGGCATATTCATTTGGCTTTGCAAGAAGGTATAACGCTGTTCCTGCTCTTCATCTTAATGATATAGCTAACCATTTATATAAAGGATTTTTATGATCTTGCAAATATCCAAGAACATTTCATTGGCTTTTAACTTGAAGGAACAATTCATGAATATCGTAGAAATTTGCTTAATAGGTTCACTTATATGCTATTGTGCTGCCTATGATGTACTTCACAATGCTTATATAGGGCTGGGCGAAAAGCTCGAAGCTCGTGAGCTGGCTCGGCTCAGCTTGGCTCAGTCTAAACTGCAACGAGCCAAGCTAGCGTTTTTGCTCGTTTAATTTTATGAGTTGGCTCGAGCCAACTCGCAAGCCAAACGAGTTGCTCGCGAGCCAGTGGTTGGCTCAGGCCCAGCTGCGCAGCCACAAACAATCTAGCCCAAGTGCAGAAGTGCCCAATGGCCCAATACTTCAAGAAGGCCCCTATCCTCTCCCCGTTCTCCAAGTGCAGAAGCCCCCTATTATCTCCCTGCTCGTCTCTCTCCGGTTCATCCCCAACCCCAAGCTACATAGTGGCGGCTAGGGTTCGCGCAAGCCTATGGACCTGCTCTCCTTTGCCTTCAGAGCTGCTGCTCCAGGAAGGCGTCCTCGTCTTCCACCTTGTCCTGCCTGACCACCTTCCCGGTGACATCCAACACCCAGGTGCTCAGGGACGACACGCTCCGCATCAGCCACTCCCTAGGTGTCGAGGCCTTTGGGCTCCCCGCCGCGGTGGCCGCGCTCACACGTAGCTCCTCCTCGGCAACCGCCTCGGCCCACCGCCTCGCCATGAACTCTTTCACCGCATCGACACCATTGGAGACCACCTCCGCAGGCAGCACGGCGAACAGGTTGTGGTCCAGGCGGAGCCGCTCCAGCCTGTCGAGCCGGCCGAAGCAGTCCAGCAACACGCGGATCTGGTTGTTGCTGAGGTTGAGCTCGCAGAGGCCGATCAAGTCGTTGAACGAGGGCGGCAGGTCCTGCATGTCGCTGAAGTTGCTGCTCGCGAGCCAAACAAGCTAGCTCGAGCTTTTAACAAGCCGAGCCGAGTTGACCTTTTTGCTCGTTTCTAATGAGCCGAGCCTAGCTGAGCTGGCTCATTGGCCAGCCCTAGGCTTATAACTCTAAATCTGTAGACTGTAGCTAAACAAAACACTTCAATTTACATTTAAAAGACTTCTTCTGTCGAAATATGTGTCAGCAAATTGGTGCTTAGCAGTCATACAACTACTTATGTAATCTTGGACCCAAAAAATTGTAGCTGCTAGAGCCAACAGTCACTGCCCTAGACAATTGGGGAAACTGCAATCCTCAATTTAACTCTTATGGAAGAActaaacccaaaaaaaaaaaagaggctcATGTGAATGCAGTACCCTTAATTTGAGTCTACACATATTCATCCTGTAGGCAGATAAGAATATCATATAGGCTACCTAAAACTTAAACATCAATGTATCACTGACATGTACATTGGTGAGCCAGACCAACGGTCTTACTTCACTTTGCACTTGCATGTTAAGTGCATTCAGCAATTAGAATCATATCAAGTTCAATTGATAACTGTGTTTTCAGACTGATCAAGATAATTGCCTCTCATTATTTCTtgttatattttctaatatcaCTTTTTGTCCATAGTTTCTTGAGCAACATGGGGAAGTAAGCATGCTGGATATTAAAGGTGCAGATGCAAGTAAAGTTATTCTTGTTGTTGGAATAATGACTCTCCATTCTTTTGGCGAGGGCTCTGGTGTGGGTGTTTCCTTTGCTGGCTCGAAAGGATTCTCTCAAGGTCTTCTAGTTACTATAGCTATAGCAGTGCACAACATACCTGAAGGCTTAGCTGTAAGCATGGTACTGTCCTCTAGGGGTGTATCCCCACAAAATGCAATGATATGGAGTATCATAACATCTTTACCACAGGTGCCCTTCTTATTTTCAATCCTTGAATTGATATGAAATAACCTGATAATTTATAGTCTTCATTCTTTAATCAGTAATGAAAAGTTTATCAACTTTCGAGTTTTGTTGACTCTTGCTTTGTTACCAGAAAGCAACAAAAAGAACCTTTGTTCTGTGCACTTAATATACTTCGGAAGAGAAATCACGCTCTTCAAAGCTAACTatttttctccatttttttgGTGATATTTGTGTCTGTCTGTTATGCACGCCCTTGTGTTTGTTTGTGCAAGAGAGCAAATCGGCGTAGTCATGTTCGCTGGCTAAGTGGTGCAACATTAAGGCCCTAAGTTTGCCATGTGTATTGATGAACTTAGTCCTGTGAGATTCGTATGGACTTTTCTAGTTATTCGAATTAAGAACCAAAGTCAATCATTAGTGTAGTCACATTATTCAGTACTATACTGCAAAGATATTGATATTGGCAACATGGGTGCTTTCTTCACCATTACATTCTTCGCAATTTCCTATCCTTcctgttggttttgttgcaagtttGTCATGTATTAATTTGGTGACCACTCTGCAGCTCAAAAGAATTCTCCAAGCTGGTGACCTGATAACTGACAATAGTATTTGTTTGAAAGAAATTAGTATTAATACCGAGGAACTTTTACTAGAGAGCTCTGTAGTCTGTATTATAATATTAGCAACTGTCAAACACATTACTATCTATTTATGCATTTTGTCTATCCCTGGCTAGTGGAAGCTAGCTATGGTTGACATCTTCTAAGGCGAATGAGGACCACAAATGCTTTTTTTAATTGCTTGATCATGTCCAAGTGAAACTTCTCAGTGTTAAGTTGTTGACACAATGTTATTCACCTGCTTATATGCAACTCCAACTCAGTTTGAAGTTACATTTTGGTAGTGACATTCTTTGCTTTTGCTCTGATGCTGCTTTGTTTCCCTTGGTAAATCTAGCCAATTGTTGCTGTTCCCGCATTCCTTTGTGCCGATGCGTTCCAGAAGGTGCTTCCCTTTTGTACCGGTTTCGCTGCTGGATGCATGATATGGATTGTTATTGCGGAGGTTCTTCCTGACGCTTTTAAGGTGAGTCCCCTATAAATTTAAGTGTCAAGAAAACTTTAAAGGGCTGAAGCTGCTGTTTCGATGCTCTGAGAAAGCAGTTTTGACATTTTCTCTGTTACATGCAGGAAGCAACTCCATCTCAAGTTGCTTCTGCTGGAACGCTTGCTGTTGCTTTCATGGAAACATTAAGTACAGTGCTTCAGGGATTTACTGATGGGAACAAGTAAGTTTGCTATTGACCTTTTTATGATCTTACTTGGATAAAACAGGAACTCTCAAGTCTCAACtgattttatttgtttattttgaCCTGCAGCTCGGAAGATGCATCAGGCTTCTTGGTATCACTTGTATTTGGACTCGGTCCGCTTTTCGGAGGAATTATACTTGTCACATTCTCTCTTGCCTTCAGCATGCCACACCCTCTTCTCACTGGTGTAGCATCTGGCATTGCCTTCCGTCTTGCAGCATGGAGACCTGTACAGCTTCTAATGTCCTCAAAAATGGGTCTCTTTACCACTCTCTGTCTTCTCATCGGTGGTTCCCTCGTCTACCATGTTGCAACATCAAACATCCTTAGGGTGGTTAATCGCaaaagatcttccattaatgtcATTTCATCATCCTCTGGCCTCTCTCTTAGCGTCCTCACGCTGCAATCGCTCCTTGCTTGTGGTGCTGTATTCCTTCATGCATACGCCGAAGGGCTTGTACTTGGTGTGGCGGCACGCAAGGCTTACGGTCTCGGCCGTTACATGGTTCTTCCTGTTTCCCTCCATGGTCTGCCACGAGGTGCTGCTGTCGCTAGCTGTGTATATGGTGCCACGGATAGCTGGCGTGGAGCCCTGGCAGCTGCTGTTTTGACTGGGTTTGCAGGACCAAGCGCCGCCATCAGCGCTATCCTTGCGAAGATAGACTATGATGGACTCGACTACTGGATGGTCATGGCATGTGGGGCTCTGATCCCCAGCTTTGGCCGTGTTTTCAGGCGCTCACTGCGGTTGGACACGCGAAAGAGCATTGTTGGGCTGCTGATAGGGATTGCCTTTGCCTCTGTGTGCTTGATGTCGACTAGATTCATTTGCTTGCACACTCCTTACTGCAACTCAGCTCCAGAAGCAGTCACATAACTTGTATTGTCCGGTGCCGTTGTAAAACATGTAATACCAGTGTAATTGACAATAAGAAAAAATGAAGGTTATATTGCATTGAGGAGCCCTATTGCATAGACAGATCAAAGGGAAACAGCCATCAAACAgtgattttatttttctgttgAGTCTGTTTGGCCTGGAATGTTCTTGTAAATTGTACCAAACCTTTACTAAACGAAAAGGTGAGTGTAATTTTGCTGAATTTTTTGGGTGTGCTCCATGCTTACATTGACGAACAATAAATATGTAAGATATAACCAACTCACTCTTTAGATACCTAATTAGTCAAAGGCGGAAGAACAACAGGGGCAACTTCCTCGCCGTGCTCAATTGGGTGTGCTCAATTGCATTTTTACACTAGTTTTGTTAGTTAGTCACTAGTTAAATGCACGTGCGTTGCAATGGGAGCTCAAAATTTACACATGATAACATTACTGACTGAGCATAGCAAATAGTTACGGGAGATCTAATAGCAGCCGTTGATAGATGATCAAACAATGGAGATCATGTTTACCTGAGTCCCAATCTAATCGCGGCCGAACTTCGTGGAGCACAGAACTTCCTGGAGCACTCAGCTGCACACCCTGCTTCCTCAATTCTAGCTTTATAATCTGCCAACCATCACCACAATCATGAATAAACCACAACAAATATCAACATTCGCAAGCACAAACAGAGGGAAGATACTCTCATATGGGCACACAAAAGTTAATCAGCAAACGCAACATGCTCAGACACAAGCAGAGGGAAGACACCACCTCACCTTGAGAAAATCCATGAGCGACCGGACCCGCCGTGCGACGGCATT
This genomic interval carries:
- the LOC133884575 gene encoding putative zinc transporter At3g08650 — translated: MDRRVGAILVCLLLVLVRDVSAVAETEVGDLRLVQEAPHRKIEGAGRQDGGKAGRVSVSTVAWSTLVMAAATGLGAVPFFFMELETQWAGLCNGLAAGVMLAASFDLVQEGQVHGSGSWVVFGILSGGIFIWLCKKFLEQHGEVSMLDIKGADASKVILVVGIMTLHSFGEGSGVGVSFAGSKGFSQGLLVTIAIAVHNIPEGLAVSMVLSSRGVSPQNAMIWSIITSLPQPIVAVPAFLCADAFQKVLPFCTGFAAGCMIWIVIAEVLPDAFKEATPSQVASAGTLAVAFMETLSTVLQGFTDGNNSEDASGFLVSLVFGLGPLFGGIILVTFSLAFSMPHPLLTGVASGIAFRLAAWRPVQLLMSSKMGLFTTLCLLIGGSLVYHVATSNILRVVNRKRSSINVISSSSGLSLSVLTLQSLLACGAVFLHAYAEGLVLGVAARKAYGLGRYMVLPVSLHGLPRGAAVASCVYGATDSWRGALAAAVLTGFAGPSAAISAILAKIDYDGLDYWMVMACGALIPSFGRVFRRSLRLDTRKSIVGLLIGIAFASVCLMSTRFICLHTPYCNSAPEAVT